One window from the genome of Salvia miltiorrhiza cultivar Shanhuang (shh) chromosome 7, IMPLAD_Smil_shh, whole genome shotgun sequence encodes:
- the LOC130994224 gene encoding uncharacterized protein LOC130994224, translating to MPPRRRYRNQEEEEEEQREPTTPPPPPQPERRIEELFLRQNPPTFNGSGDPAETEEWIRSMERIFRFLRCDDLERLMCMSYQLKGSADFWWEAKQKTMTPEQMAALTWEQFKIALCEKYVPRSYRKKKETEFVNLRQGNKTVAEYDHLFCDLARYAPYRVDTGEKMSELFCSGLKQEIRVVLASQSVLSYAEALNRALDMELAMQPEKTSQISVPQSNPNPQMGNQPFSG from the coding sequence aTGCCGCCGAGAAGGAGATATAGAaatcaagaagaggaagaggaggaacaAAGAGAACCTACGACACCACCACCCCCTCCACAGCCAGAaagaagaatagaagaactctttttgaggcaaaatccacctaccTTCAATGGGTCTGGAGATCCTGCTGAAACTGAAGAATGGATAAGAAGCATGGAGCGAATTTTTAGATTTCTGCGATGTGATGATCTCGAGCGTCTTATGTGTATGTCGTATCAGCTTAAGGGGTcagcagatttttggtgggaagcgaaACAGAAAACCATGACCCCAGAACAGATGGCTGCTCTAACTTGGGAGCAATTTAAGATAGCGCTGTGTGAAAAATATGTACCGCGAAGTTATCGAAAGAAGAAGGAGACGGAATTTGTAAATCTGAGGCAGGGAAACAAAACAGTAGCTGAGTACGATCATCTGTTTTgtgatttggctcgatatgcaccatatcgagtagatacggGCGAGAAAATGTCAGAGCTGTTTTGCTCTGGACTAAAACAAGAGATACGAGTTGTCTTGGCAAGTCAGAGTGTGCTGTCATATGCTGAAGCTTTAAATCGAGCACTGGAtatggaactggcaatgcagccagaaaaGACGAGTCAAATTTCTGTACCCCAGTCGAACCCGAACCCTCAAATGGGAAATCAACCTTTTTCGGGATAG